Within Sorghum bicolor cultivar BTx623 chromosome 2, Sorghum_bicolor_NCBIv3, whole genome shotgun sequence, the genomic segment GATCAGATTGTTGTATTAGAGCATACTAGGATTTGTGTGGTGGTAGCATCGGCAGTCGGACTATTGGAGTATATGTAGAGTTGTATGGCATCGTAATGCCAGCAGCATCAGGTGATCAAGCTTCCTCTGGGCATTAGGACTCCTGCATATGATCGATCCAGCAATAATAATACTTCCATGCAGCTGCAGCTGGACCTGGCTAGTCAGTCACTAGTAAGTTGTCAGGAAAAACTTTTGTATTGTCATGTGAACCTTTTCTGAAATCCTGTGTAATGCAAGCATCTTAGTGTGGTACTTGCAAAACTGTTGCATGAAATTGGACACCCACCCTGGCCCATTGGCTGTGGTTGCGTATTTGCGTCAGTCGGCATTGTGTTTTAAGTTTGGATGAATGAACAATAATAAAGTTCAAAGTTTTAAGCCAATTGAACTGGTCTTGCTCAACGAAACATACCCTCTCACACATTTTGAATTATATCTCGAGTTAATGTGATGTTTATTGAAATAGTGGGCTAATAAATTGGTGACCAAACTATGATTGTCAAGTTTAGCAAGGCATAGCTTGACAAATTAGATGACCAACCAAACAGCCGCACTTTATCCGAGTGGATCTATCTATCTCGATTGCACAAAGAAATTCGGGTCCACGCTAGGGTAGCGGTCCAAAACTGCGGCTGGCCGTACCTGCGCTCGCCCCGCCGAGGCTGGCAGCAGCTGGAGCCACGCCTCCGCCGCACTGCACGGCCGCTGTCACGACGCCATGGACGCTGCTCGCCTGCCATGCGATTTCTCTCCACCCCAACCCCAAGCTGCTCACGACCTGTAGTTGTCGCTGAAGCTGCTCCCGAGAAGACCTCTACAGATCACTCCCCACCCCCACATCCTAGCTGCAGCGTCGGCCTGCGTACGTGCAGCAGCCGCGACATCCCCCCGCGCCTTCTTCAACCCCCGTGGCTTCGGATGCTCCACTCCGTCTCCCTTGGACTTGTTTGTAACTGGCTTGATCAGCGTTTCGACTCTCAAGTAACCGACCCGAGCTGCAACCTGCTGACTGATGAGCGAAGGTGCGTTTCCTCGCCGTCATTCTTGTTCCTGGATGCTATGGTGCAGTTTCTGCTTCGTTTCCTCTGCCAGTGGTTCTGGGTGAAATCGACGTCAGATCTTGGTCTTGCGCTGCTGCTAGTTACTCTGGAGCCTTTTGGATTGGGAGATTTGGATCCGAATCCTTAGGATTCAGCTTAAAATTTTAGTAACCCTCCAATGTTATTAGAGAAATCCCCTTCTTCTAAACATATAATAGAAAAATTAGGTGTTTTTATTGTCAGAATATTCAGCAATGCGATGTTTGTGTTGCCACTACAAGTAAGTGTAATTTCAATCGAGGCTAATCAACTGTTTTGATCTGCTTATCTGAACTTCGATGATACATTCAACTCAATCTCAACCAGGACTACTTGAAATGGTTTGGAGAATATATGTATCTTTGACAGGATAATGCAAAAGCTAATGCAGATCAAAGCTTAAACTATGAATTTTGCTAGAAGAATAATGGTGCTGGTGTTTCCATATTGTCCAGCGATGTGATTTCTTCCTTTCCATAACATTTATGCATGTAACTGGTTATTTCTCTGCCTGCAGGATCAAGCCCACAAGAAAGCACCTCGCCGATGCTGAGTCCTTAGGAATAGTTTCTGCAAGAAAAACGTAAAATGGCAGAAGCTTTGGTCATAGTGGTTCTTCAGAAGATTACCTCTGCACTTGGAGCAGAGGGGTTGAAAATTATCGGCTCAAAGTTACAGAAGCAGGTACCTGACGTGCAAGAAGTAATCAACAGAATGAGGCTACTCCAAAGTGATTTGTCGATGATGCAAGCATTCATAAGTCAAGTAGATGCTCACAGTTCCAGTGATAAGTTACTGGGGGCCTGGCTGGAACAGGTAAGACAAGCAGCACATGACGCTGAGGACATTGTTGACGAGTACATCTATCTTGTTGGCCAAATGGAAGGAACAAACAGTTTCCTAAAGAGAGCAttgaaccaagcagcagatgttaAAAGATGGCGCAAGCTTGCAGCAGATGCTAAATTTGTGGAGGATTGTCTTAAAAAGATCACTGAGACAAAAGACAGGTTTGATGTATCAGCGGCCGACAGTAGGAGAGATAATGCATTGAGTTATTCTAGCAGATTCCAACATATGTCTGAACACTCGTACCTGAATGATGATTTTGTGGGGAACAAGGAAGAGGTGAAGTGCTTAACAGAATGGCTATCTGATTTGAGGAAAGACCGCACTGTTATCTCCATATGTGGAATGGGAGGATTAGGTAAGACGACAATTGCTAGTAGCATTTACAAGAAGGAAGAAATTAAAAGAATGTTTATCTGCCGTGCATGGATCTCAGTATCTCAAAGCTACAGGGTTAAAGATCTCCTCCAAAAACTCTTACTGCAGCTTATTTCAAAAAATGAGAATATTCCGGATGGGCTTGACACTATGGATTGCGTGAATCTAGTTGAACTACTTAGAAGATATCTTAAGGACAGGAAATACTTAATTGTGTTGGATGATGTATGGAGTAGGGACTCTTGGCCTTTACTAGATAGTGCATTTGTCAAGAATGACAATGGGAGCCGAATTATTGTCACAACTCGAATCCAAGCTGTGGCATCTGTGGCTGATTCAAACCGTGAAATGAAGCTTAGCTTACTACCGAAGGAGGAAGCATGGACTCTTTTCTGTCAAAAGGCCTTCACAAGATTAGATGATAGAAGTTGCCCCCTCAGTCTTAAGACCTGTGCTGAAAGAATTGTAGGTAAGTGTCAAGGTTTGCCATTGGCTCTTGTTGCTTTAGGGAGTCTTCTATCCTACAAAGAAATGGATGAGCATGAGTGGGAATTGTTCTATAGACAACTTAGGTGGCAGCTGAGTAGCAACCCAATCAGTTACAACGATCTCCCTAGTTACTTGAAGAACTGTTTTCTTTACTTGGGTTTGTTCCCTGAAGACTATCAGATAGAACGGAAACAGCTAATCAGACTCTGGATAGCTGAAGGATTTGTTGAGGATAGAGGACCTGAGGTGACACTGGCAGATGTAGCTGCATGTTACCTGAAGGAGTTAACTGATCGTTCGTtgcttcaagttgttgacaggaatgaatatggaagGCCAAAGAGGTTTCAGATGCATGACCTTGTGAGGGAGATATCTCTGACAATATCCAAGAAGGAAAAGTTTGCTATTACATGGG encodes:
- the LOC8060770 gene encoding disease resistance protein RPM1, which gives rise to MAEALVIVVLQKITSALGAEGLKIIGSKLQKQVPDVQEVINRMRLLQSDLSMMQAFISQVDAHSSSDKLLGAWLEQVRQAAHDAEDIVDEYIYLVGQMEGTNSFLKRALNQAADVKRWRKLAADAKFVEDCLKKITETKDRFDVSAADSRRDNALSYSSRFQHMSEHSYLNDDFVGNKEEVKCLTEWLSDLRKDRTVISICGMGGLGKTTIASSIYKKEEIKRMFICRAWISVSQSYRVKDLLQKLLLQLISKNENIPDGLDTMDCVNLVELLRRYLKDRKYLIVLDDVWSRDSWPLLDSAFVKNDNGSRIIVTTRIQAVASVADSNREMKLSLLPKEEAWTLFCQKAFTRLDDRSCPLSLKTCAERIVGKCQGLPLALVALGSLLSYKEMDEHEWELFYRQLRWQLSSNPISYNDLPSYLKNCFLYLGLFPEDYQIERKQLIRLWIAEGFVEDRGPEVTLADVAACYLKELTDRSLLQVVDRNEYGRPKRFQMHDLVREISLTISKKEKFAITWDYPNSDSSSDGSRRVSVQKDGILMPVKTSAQFRSIIMFVEEVSSSWFRDCYPSFRLLRVLSLRHCHIQKIPDIMSNLFNLHYLDLGYTLLKEIPRSIGKLSNLQTLYLKGSVLELPSEVTMLTKLQHLIIDVGRFGSSASNKICRQEHLQTLKYIEANSCVVRNLGCLTRIRSLGIRKVLESYNTDLWTSVSNMKALAALSVISADRDRDILDLSDLKPLPYLEKLMLSGRLDKGAIPPPFGHFPRLKSLRLCFSGLHEDPLALLAVMFQNLGHLNLYRCYDGTRLTFRARWFPMLKHLYLSSMGELKEVEIEDGTMRALRRLELWGLKSLTSVPEGLVHLKSLQQLCIGSMMPEEFKTRLEGRDRWIIEHIPYIGDP